ATGAAAACCTCTTGAGGTGACCGGTTCTTTACGTCATTGTTATACTTCCCTCCCCTAGACTGTCTCAGTACCTCTTGGCGGGGAGGATTTTTGGTTGCACATCGGCAATTCGTGTGCGACACACAGGAGTGGGGAAGTCAGCAAACTTCCTTttaagaagggggaaaggagaatGTCAAGCTGACTCTCAGTCACTCCTGTCCGTTGCGGCACTGAAGGTGTCACGCACCGTGCGCCACGGGCTGCAACGGTCTCTGTGCGCCCAGCACGAATGTCGAGTACATCATTGTGCTGATGGCTGATCTTTCATTGCAGGTCGCACAGACACCGAACGACatccttaaaaaaaaaaaaagaaaaggtccGCTGTTGTCCTTGGATGGCACGTTGGTAATGGAGGCCATGCCAGCGCGTCTGCTGCATCGCTGTCGTACTGTCCGAATGGTGGCATTACTCTTTCTGTGTTAGCACAATTGTCTTTTGCTATGAGAGTGAAGGGCGCGTTGAGTGGGAAGCCATGCCGAATTTAGTGCGAGGCCATCCTAATTAAGGTACCCGAGAGCGCGGTGAGTTGTGTTACTTTCCGTATTGGAGTACAGTTGTGTATACTGTGTGCTGTCGATCTTGTTGGGACCGTCTTTTATACTTTGATTGGCTTGGTGCTCCTCCGTCCAAGTGGAAGTGTGTCATTGGAAGGCGTTGTTCACAAATGTTGACGAGGATCAATTATCCGTTTTATTGTTTCCGAAGCTGAAGGGCCGCAGTTTGTCCAGTAGTGTTGGGATTCACGCGGTCTTCGCGATGGGCTTTTGACCTCTGTTTTACCTGTTCTGATTTTTTGGTTAAGCGCATTTAAATATCATATGAGATCTTCGCTTtaaatcatttttttcttggatGTTGGATACTGCTGCAagctcttttccccttctttgctctgttgttttccccctttggaATACTTGTGTGAATCTTTTTGTAAGAGACCGGTTATGAGTCAACTCAGCGAGTTGCTAAACACCTCACAACTGACGAAGTACTATGCACTAATTCAATTCCTTTCGTCACACACCAACACTGAGTACACGCTCGCTCAACTGGACTACTTGCTTCCGCGGGGAGCGTCACTTCAGCGTTTTCCAGCATCATGGATAGAGTTTATGGAGGAAGGGTTGTGCAACAACCAAAATGTTGAATTGTATCGTCGTCCCGTCGCTGGTGGAGAAGCTGCGGGTGAAAACATTTCTTCCCTTGTGCGAGAGGAATGCGAGGAAATTGTCCTCATTTGTCGGAGGCCAGTCATAAATAACCTGAAGGACCTCGCCAGGTTGTTGCAGTCGCCAGCGACGGTTCCTGACGTGGAGGGTTGTGTAGCACTGCATACAGACCAAATTACACTCAACGAAAACCTCTTAAGAGCGTCGCAAACACAAGGCCTGTTGTACTATTTTCCCGATAACTATACCAAATCACGTGAACATCGCTCTGCTAAGTCCCGTCGTTCTTCCAGTCAGAGCGAGATTGTAAGCAACCTTATGCGCAATGAAGACATAGAGGGACTTCTCgatgaagaaagtaaagatGGCAAACTGGATCTGCCTGCCGGCGTTACTGCTCAATTTATGCTCTACAACCGACGGGGTGTGCCTGTTCGAGGCCGAAATAGTTTTCCTATGCGGTACAATGTGGGTGACAGGGCCATGGTTATTGTTGAGAGGAGCGTCCCTTCTGATGCAGATCATGTACCACCCAAACCTCCTTTGGTGACCACGACGCTGGGAAGACCAGTTGGTATGAGTAGTGTTGGTGGTAGTGACGGCAGTACACCAGTCGAAATCCGAGTGAAGGTATCTGCCAATTCCGTCGGGAGCCAACGTACCTGTATAAGTATTAAGGCTCAGGTTAAGGGTAGAGTGGTTTTGTCCCTTTTTGTTGACAGTAGGGAGACAATAATTCCGCTGGAGGTGTTGGATGAGAGTGTGGGGATGCCAGGAGTGATAGTTGGACGCGAGCAGCAACCACTACTTCCGGTACCGGATGATATTCGCATTAACGACCCTGCCATTTGGGGGAGTGGCAACGGCGATGGACAGGCGGGAAGGGGTGGTGTCAGCGGTATTGACCGTGACAGTGGTAGTTGCGGTAACTTCGCTTTGTCTTGGTGGCTTAATCCATCGCCTGCCATTCTTGAAGTGCGGGATCTCACATTACCGGATAGTGAGACTTTTGCGGCTGCGTCGCGCGCCGTGTGGAATGTTCACCGCACCGATGAGAGTGCAATGAAGGCGGTGCGGAAGGCATTGAAGGACCAGCGCAACTCAGAGACGACGCGGAAGAAGCGAAACAAGCGCAGTCGACCACGTGATCTACGCAACAGTCACATGATTCATTATGGATTCGATGCCTCAATACCTTTTGGCACTCAGCGCTCTTTTCCGAAAGATGCTTGATTTGCTGCCCCCTCTCTTTACTCTTCCTGCTGTGCTTGTGCATATGCGTATACTTCCAGTACAACTTTATGGGGGAGACTCACCCCTCAACACACTGCGCAGTATCGCATATTTTGTCCCCTCTTGCTGTCTTGGTGACAACTAAATATGTTGCTGATTCCACGTCGAACACTCTCTTAATTTTTGTGCCTTATCTCTACTATAATAATTCCTTGATGTAACCACTAtaggggggaggaaaagaatcGAGACAGATTACATTTACACACATAACTATTCAGGCAGGCATCGGGTCAACGCGATTTTGCTCTAgtgtcattattttttttttattttttggtggGATGCATGGTTTGGTTCTCCGCGCCCGACAACAGTGAGTTTCTAGGGGACCCTTTACCCCGAAAAGCACGACAACCCAAGGTCCATTTAGCTACTGAGGTGTCTGTGGAAGCATCGTTGCCTTGGGAAGACGTGTCCTCGTGGGAGTGCGGTAGTCAAACCTCTCGCAATAGTTCACGTTCATCAACTTCCGACAACGCCGCCAATGGGCACGTGGCGAATATCAATAAGTTTCATGACCGGATGGAGCTCATCCGGCGGCTCAACAAGCGCCGCCGCAACAATTCCACTTGTAGGGAATCAGGTCGTACAGAACAATGGACGTGCCAACCGCTTTATGTGGGAGTTAGCACCTTTCCcgaaatgaaggaaatgtCACCTAAATCGGTGGGTGGAGAAAACGTGCCGTTTTGGAATAGTGCTGTT
The genomic region above belongs to Trypanosoma brucei gambiense DAL972 chromosome 1, complete sequence and contains:
- a CDS encoding T. brucei spp.-specific protein, with product MVWFSAPDNSEFLGDPLPRKARQPKVHLATEVSVEASLPWEDVSSWECGSQTSRNSSRSSTSDNAANGHVANINKFHDRMELIRRLNKRRRNNSTCRESGRTEQWTCQPLYVGVSTFPEMKEMSPKSVGGENVPFWNSAVVHDSPLMTDRSGSEVDKKPLKTRKCAWNLTYVRKNDWPEAHQMHEGDAII